Proteins encoded in a region of the Anguilla anguilla isolate fAngAng1 chromosome 10, fAngAng1.pri, whole genome shotgun sequence genome:
- the pik3ip1 gene encoding phosphoinositide-3-kinase-interacting protein 1: protein MMYLLHFVLMSVVFVDCASNIEECTRSNGVKYRGEQQITSTGKPCLNWVNITRDYDVSVHTDAETGVGDHSYCRNPDSSDKPWCYVPDQEGNVQRQDCAIAACKDQAPDVAEAETFPSSSSSGETQIFEPAQAAPAQSESAAVQPVIGISQRVRTGPKKKKDLGTVGYILGILMMAVIIILGVGITLGYFYKRGRDLKKQHEQRVYEREMQRITLPLSAFSNPTCELVDENTVVIDPQHTPGEDGVEGGDPLMGQAGTPGA from the exons ATGATGTATTTGCTGCACTTTGTTTTGATGAGTGTCGTATTTGTGGACTGTGCATCGAATATTGAAG AATGCACAAGAAGTAACGGGGTGAAATACCGAGGGGAACAACAAATCACTTCTACGGGAAAGCCGTGCCTTAACTGGGTGAACATAACCAGAGACTACGACGTGTCAGTCCACACTGACGCGGAGACTG GCGTCGGGGACCACAGCTACTGTCGTAACCCAGATTCTTCCGACAAGCCGTGGTGCTATGTGCCGGACCAGGAAGGCAACGTTCAAAGGCAGGACTGTGCCATCGCGGCTTGCAAAG ACCAAGCGCCTGACGTAGCGGAGGCCGAGACCTTCCCATCATCCTCCTCTTCGGGGGAGACCCAGATCTTCGAGCCGGCCCAGGCCGCCCCGGCGCAGAGCGAGAGCGCCGCGGTGCAGCCCGTCATTGGGATCAGCCAGCGGGTCCGAACGggaccaaagaagaagaaggaccTCGGAACCGTGG GCTACATCCTGGGCATCCTCATGATGGCCGTCATCATCATCCTGGGCGTGGGAATAACGCTGGGCTACTTCTACAAGAG GGGTCGGGACCTGAAGAAGCAGCACGAGCAGAGGGTGTACGAGCGCGAGATGCAGCGaatcaccctccccctctcggCCTTCTCCAACCCCACCTGCGAGCTGGTGGACGAGAACACCGTTGTCATCGACCCCCAGCACACCCCCGGCGAGGATGGGGTGGAGGGCGGCGATCCTCTCATGGGCCAGGCCGGGACCCCGGGGGCCTGA